One segment of Macrotis lagotis isolate mMagLag1 chromosome 1, bilby.v1.9.chrom.fasta, whole genome shotgun sequence DNA contains the following:
- the LRRC47 gene encoding leucine-rich repeat-containing protein 47, giving the protein MAAAALMAEASEPWPEVDLVEREQRRELLLTGQALEERVRAAGGRLPPRVFSLPLLHSLEVCGCASLREPGPGLARGLPRLRSLVLRGNALGPALSPELGPLPALRVLDLSGNALEELPPGSGLGPAEPPALPQLQSLNLSANRLRALPAELARCAPRLQTLNVARNCLRALPDELFALQLLSELAAADNELRELSPAVAALPALKTLDLANNLLSEIPGELADCPKLKEINFKGNKLKDKRLEKMVNGCQPKSILEYLRVGGRGKGRGKTDGSEKEESRKKKRERKQKKESGEGEEEEVEEVNKLLIKILHVSENPTSVTVKVNPMVKEVRPYIVCAIVKGMDLKPGNALKRFLSMQTKLHEDICEKRTAATIATHDLKLIKGPLVYGAQSPQELKIVPLGRKEIKAKDLVRQLQLEAEEQRKQKKRQNVSGLHRYLHLLDGKENYPCLVDADNVVISFPPITNSEKTKIKTTTSDLFLEVTSATSLQICKDIMDTLILKMAELNKFTLENKEEQSLSDTEADGVSGPFNLKSNQNAEKDGSSPLIVEQVRVVDMEGSLKVLYPSKTDLDITASHIMIIR; this is encoded by the exons ATGGCGGCGGCGGCGCTGATGGCCGAGGCCTCGGAGCCGTGGCCGGAGGTGGACCTGGTGGAGCGCGAGCAGCGCCGGGAGCTGCTGCTGACGGGCCAGGCGCTGGAGGAGCGCGTGCGGGCGGCCGGAGGGCGGCTGCCGCCGCGCGTGTTCTCGCTGCCGCTGCTGCACTCCCTGGAGGTGTGCGGCTGCGCGAGCTTGCGCGAGCCGGGCCCGGGGCTGGCGCGCGGCCTCCCGCGCCTGCGCAGCCTCGTGCTGCGCGGCAACGCGCTCGGGCCCGCGCTCAGCCCGGAGCTGGGCCCGCTGCCCGCGCTGCGCGTGCTCGACTTGTCCGGGAACGCGCTGGAGGAGCTGCCGCCGGGCAGCGGCCTGGGCCCCGCCGAGCCCCCGGCGCTGCCGCAGCTGCAGAGCCTCAACCTGAGCGCCAACCGCCTGCGCGCGCTCCCGGCCGAGCTGGCCCGCTGCGCGCCGCGCCTGCAGACCCTCAACGTGGCGCGCAACTGCCTGCGCGCGCTCCCGGACGAGCTCTTCGCGCTGCAGCTGCTCAGCGAGCTGGCGGCGGCCGACAACGAGCTGCGGGAGCTCAGCCCGGCCGTGGCGGCCTTGCCCGCGCTCAAG ACCTTAGATCTGGCTAACAACCTGCTGAGTGAGATTCCCGGGGAACTCGCTGACTGTCCGAAGCTCAAGGAGATCAATTTCAAAGGGAACAAATTGAAAGACAAACGCTTGGAGAAGATGGTGAACGGCTGCCAACCGAAATCCATTTTGGAGTATCTGCGTGTCGGGGGCCGGGGCAAAGGAAGGGGCAAGACTGATGgttcagaaaaagaagaaagcaggaagaaaaagagggagcgGAAGCAGAAAAAGGAGAGTGGAGAGGGCGAGGAGGAGGAAGTAGAGGAAGTGAACAAACTTCTCATCAAGATTCTTCATGTCTCTGAGAATCCTACTTCTGTGACTGTAAAAGTTAACCCAATGGTGAAGGAAGTCCGTCCCTATATTGTGTGCGCTATTGTCAAAGGAATGGACTTGAAGCCAGGAAATGCTCTGAAGAGATTCCTCTCCATGCAG ACCAAACTCCATGAAGACATCTGTGAAAAAAGAACAGCAGCAACAATAGCAACTCATGACCTTAAGCTGATCAAAGGTCCTCTAGTCTATGGAGCGCAATCTCCCCAAGAGCTAAAG ATTGTCCCCTTGGGTCGGAAGGAGATCAAAGCAAAGGACCTTGTCCGACAATTACAACTGGAAGCTGAGGagcagagaaaacaaaagaaaagacagaatgtCTCAGGTTTGCACAG ATACCTTCACTTATTAGATGGAAAAGAAAACTACCCTTGTCTAGTAGATGCAGATAATGTGGTTATTTCTTTCCCACCAATAACAAACAGTGAGAAGACAAAG ATTAAAACAACAACCTCTGATTTATTTCTGGAAGTGACAAGTGCTACCAGTCTGCAAATCTGTAAAGATATCATGGACACCCTCATTTTG AAAATGGCAGAGCTCAACAAATTCACTTTAGAAAATAAAGAGGAACAGTCCCTCTCGGATACAGAAGCCGATGGTGTTTCTGGCCCATTCAATCTCAAATCCAATCAGAATGCTGAAAAAGATGGCAGCTCTCCATTAATAGTGGAGCAGGTTCGGGTTGTGGACATGGAAGGGAGCCTAAAAGTTTTGTATCCTTCTAAAACAGATCTGGACATAACTGCTTCCCATATAATGATCATCCGTTGA